From Nitrospirota bacterium, a single genomic window includes:
- the tcmP gene encoding three-Cys-motif partner protein TcmP, giving the protein MKIDQIGIWSEIKLEIIKDYAGTYTRIMNNQKWCKGYVYIDAFAGAGKHISKTTGESIPGSPLNALGVVPPFTEYHFIDLDEKRADVFTNPKTSEVFL; this is encoded by the coding sequence AATTGATCAAATAGGCATATGGTCTGAAATCAAACTGGAGATAATTAAAGACTACGCCGGTACTTATACAAGGATAATGAATAACCAGAAATGGTGTAAAGGATATGTCTATATAGACGCCTTTGCAGGTGCGGGAAAGCATATCAGCAAAACAACAGGAGAATCCATTCCGGGGTCTCCGTTAAACGCACTCGGTGTTGTTCCACCATTTACAGAATATCACTTTATTGATCTTGATGAAAAAAGAGCGGATGTTTTTACTAATCCTAAAACAAGCGAGGTTTTTCTATGA